From Staphylothermus hellenicus DSM 12710, a single genomic window includes:
- a CDS encoding NOG1 family protein, whose translation MSKEMKPEKLKKYYIKTYDELYNLVNNRMRTASIPPPPKIRGKDKFLQLRNALLVKLGIVYNIIDSELIKIIEALKTISLMHPFYNELFTTKTRKTPRDLIKRFTMLKHTATRIYNDAKQQIKTGLTGKEIVGAFKAGIGRLLSIYRRNNDLIAAIKDSIIELSKLPDITGDLVVIIAGMPQVGKSTLLKKLTHAKPEISPFPFTTKTIIAGHITVEPYGKITLIDTPGLLDRPLNKKNPIEYKAVLALKHLADITIYLFDIDPHSYYTFEQQLNVYRDIRELLGDKDIIIAINKIDITPKDYLEKQSIRIKEVTGKQPLLISAEKEYNLDKLKMILINKLMEKALHHKS comes from the coding sequence GTGAGTAAGGAAATGAAGCCCGAGAAATTAAAGAAATACTATATTAAAACATATGATGAGCTCTACAACTTAGTAAATAATAGGATGAGAACGGCATCTATACCGCCCCCACCAAAAATAAGAGGGAAAGATAAGTTTCTACAGTTAAGAAACGCATTACTAGTGAAACTTGGGATTGTATATAATATTATTGATTCAGAACTGATAAAAATTATTGAAGCCCTCAAAACAATATCATTAATGCACCCCTTCTACAACGAATTATTCACGACTAAAACTAGGAAGACACCAAGAGATCTTATCAAGAGATTCACCATGCTTAAACACACTGCTACAAGAATATATAATGATGCAAAACAACAGATCAAGACCGGTTTGACCGGGAAAGAAATTGTCGGAGCTTTCAAAGCCGGTATTGGCAGGTTATTATCTATTTATAGGAGAAACAATGATTTAATAGCCGCGATCAAAGACTCGATAATTGAGCTCTCCAAATTACCGGATATAACTGGTGACCTAGTAGTAATAATTGCTGGAATGCCCCAAGTAGGAAAATCAACTCTGCTCAAAAAACTTACACATGCAAAACCAGAGATCTCCCCATTTCCTTTCACAACTAAAACAATAATAGCTGGCCACATCACTGTGGAGCCATATGGTAAAATAACACTTATTGATACACCTGGATTACTTGATAGACCATTAAATAAAAAGAACCCTATAGAATACAAAGCTGTGCTCGCCTTAAAACACTTAGCTGATATCACTATATACTTGTTCGACATAGATCCGCATAGCTATTATACGTTTGAACAACAACTCAATGTTTACAGAGATATTAGGGAGCTTCTAGGAGATAAGGATATAATTATCGCTATTAATAAGATCGATATAACCCCTAAAGATTATCTTGAAAAACAAAGCATAAGAATCAAAGAAGTAACCGGGAAACAACCATTGCTCATATCGGCAGAGAAGGAATATAATCTCGATAAATTAAAAATGATCCTTATAAACAAGCTTATGGAGAAAGCCCTACACCATAAATCCTAA
- the rtcA gene encoding RNA 3'-terminal phosphate cyclase, with the protein MEIIEIDGSMGEGGGQILRYSLGFSAVTLKPVRIYNIRAKRSNPGLRPQHLTAVKALQMITDAVVRGAKVGSMDIYFEPKKRKPGNYRFNIGTAGSTTLVIQAILPALLFSKGYSSVEIIGGTDVSWSPPIDYMRYVFIHNLRFFGVDVGIELYRRGHYPRGGGRVVLRVKPLIGKLNPINIVERGRLISVHGISHAVKLPRHVAERQARSAAALIREKLGVEPNISIESYPPGKDPHLGPGSGIVLCADVEAGTRLGSDALGARGKRAEIVGREAAEKLINELCSGMAFDSHMGDMLIPYMFLAGGESIAGVSKLTNHTLTAIEVSKIFLPNAKVSIVGNKGGKGIIRIYGVGLSP; encoded by the coding sequence GTGGAGATCATAGAGATTGATGGTAGTATGGGTGAGGGTGGCGGACAAATTTTAAGGTATAGTCTTGGATTCTCAGCTGTAACACTCAAACCTGTTAGAATATATAATATACGTGCTAAACGTAGTAATCCAGGGCTTAGACCACAGCATTTAACAGCTGTTAAAGCATTACAAATGATTACTGACGCTGTTGTTAGGGGTGCGAAAGTTGGCAGTATGGATATATATTTCGAGCCTAAGAAGCGGAAGCCTGGAAACTATAGGTTCAACATAGGAACTGCTGGGAGCACTACGCTTGTTATTCAAGCAATTCTACCAGCCCTCCTATTCAGCAAAGGATATAGTAGTGTAGAAATAATTGGTGGCACAGATGTTTCTTGGAGCCCGCCAATAGACTATATGAGATATGTATTCATACATAATTTGAGATTCTTCGGCGTAGATGTTGGAATAGAACTGTATAGGAGGGGGCATTATCCTCGAGGCGGCGGCCGTGTTGTTCTCAGAGTTAAACCATTAATTGGGAAATTGAATCCTATAAATATTGTTGAAAGAGGAAGACTAATCAGTGTTCACGGTATAAGTCATGCTGTTAAATTACCTCGACACGTAGCTGAGAGACAAGCGCGTAGTGCAGCAGCCTTGATCCGTGAAAAACTAGGTGTTGAACCCAATATATCTATTGAGTCATACCCACCAGGTAAAGACCCGCATTTAGGGCCTGGAAGCGGTATTGTCCTATGTGCTGATGTAGAGGCTGGTACTCGTTTGGGAAGTGATGCTCTTGGTGCAAGGGGTAAGAGAGCCGAGATCGTGGGTAGAGAAGCTGCTGAGAAGCTTATAAATGAGCTATGTAGTGGTATGGCTTTTGATAGTCATATGGGGGATATGCTTATACCATATATGTTTCTAGCCGGGGGCGAAAGTATTGCCGGGGTTTCTAAGCTTACAAATCATACTTTAACAGCTATTGAAGTCTCAAAGATTTTCCTGCCGAATGCTAAGGTAAGTATTGTTGGGAATAAGGGTGGGAAGGGAATAATTAGGATTTATGGTGTAGGGCTTTCTCCATAA
- the psmB gene encoding archaeal proteasome endopeptidase complex subunit beta, which produces MSSLPGTVLGIKANNGIVIAGEKRLTYDGYVLSKNTRKVHPITKHVGIGFAGLVGDAQFIIRALRLEAENYKLQLEREIRVRGLAKILSLLLYSYKLAPLMTEIVVGGYDDKGPQIYVLDPVGSLIEDKYVALGSGGPIALGIIEKEYREDIDIDEAEKLAVSAIREAIERDAVSGDGVDVLRITEEGYSLREYMFRRETS; this is translated from the coding sequence ATGAGTAGTTTGCCTGGCACGGTATTGGGTATTAAGGCTAATAATGGAATAGTTATTGCTGGCGAGAAAAGATTAACCTATGATGGATACGTGTTAAGCAAGAATACTAGAAAAGTCCACCCAATCACTAAACATGTCGGTATAGGTTTTGCTGGACTGGTTGGTGATGCACAATTCATTATACGTGCTCTAAGGTTGGAAGCTGAAAACTACAAATTACAATTGGAGCGTGAAATACGTGTTAGGGGGCTTGCTAAAATATTATCACTACTACTTTACTCATACAAGCTCGCCCCTCTCATGACCGAGATTGTTGTGGGGGGATACGATGATAAAGGCCCACAAATATATGTATTGGATCCTGTTGGCAGCTTAATAGAGGATAAATATGTTGCTTTAGGCTCCGGGGGACCTATAGCACTCGGTATTATTGAGAAAGAATATAGGGAAGATATAGATATTGATGAAGCAGAAAAGCTCGCAGTATCAGCTATACGTGAAGCTATCGAACGAGATGCTGTATCCGGTGATGGAGTAGACGTATTGAGGATCACGGAAGAAGGATATTCTTTGAGAGAATACATGTTTAGAAGGGAGACTAGTTAG
- a CDS encoding proteasome subunit beta: protein MVLSNKKIVSKTTTVGIVVGDYVVLAADKRATAGSLVAHKRVKKIIRIDDYIAMTISGLVADAEIIAEQARFIARKYKLELGRPIKVSGLASNLSIILNTYLRASPYIVQLLLGGYDNNGPHLFYMDLYGSLSEEKYMATGSGSPTAFGVLEEGYRSDLSLEEAKELAFKAVSAATRRDGFSGEGVDIVVIGPDTYVEETKLFKRSIIAK from the coding sequence ATGGTTTTGTCCAATAAGAAAATAGTATCTAAAACAACAACTGTCGGCATAGTTGTTGGTGACTATGTTGTTTTAGCAGCTGATAAGAGAGCTACTGCGGGCTCGCTGGTTGCTCATAAGAGGGTGAAGAAAATTATTAGAATAGATGACTATATTGCAATGACTATTTCGGGTCTTGTAGCTGATGCTGAAATAATTGCTGAGCAAGCTAGGTTTATTGCGAGGAAATATAAGTTAGAACTAGGTAGGCCGATTAAAGTTTCAGGTCTAGCGTCTAATTTATCAATTATACTAAATACTTACCTGAGAGCGTCACCATATATAGTCCAGTTATTATTGGGTGGATACGATAATAACGGGCCTCACTTGTTCTACATGGATCTCTACGGTAGCTTGAGCGAAGAAAAATATATGGCTACAGGTAGCGGTTCTCCAACAGCATTCGGCGTTCTCGAGGAAGGATATAGGAGTGATCTAAGCTTGGAGGAAGCCAAAGAATTAGCGTTCAAAGCAGTATCAGCTGCTACTAGAAGAGACGGGTTCAGCGGTGAAGGTGTTGATATAGTCGTTATTGGTCCAGACACATATGTTGAGGAAACAAAACTATTTAAACGATCAATTATAGCAAAATAG
- a CDS encoding TFIIB-type zinc ribbon-containing protein, which produces MTQRCPVCGGLLIWDYERGEVVCSKCGLVVDKIYDYSAGREREDVVEWRETKLKTYPKKNRILKRYKYHIRLYNTARNIVKNKPWLEIDYSKILETGKMIKTIKSIATIKAEKNITEKNLWDKVEKGIEYIEKTHPATLARSGRGKYALAYMVYYYIQKTKFPPQNEIIEIFNISETSYKRLLKTAKKIVSLKPALYNK; this is translated from the coding sequence TTGACGCAGAGATGCCCAGTATGCGGAGGATTACTAATATGGGATTATGAGAGAGGCGAAGTAGTTTGTAGTAAGTGTGGATTAGTAGTTGATAAAATATATGATTACAGTGCAGGTAGGGAGAGAGAAGATGTTGTTGAATGGCGTGAAACGAAACTAAAAACTTATCCGAAGAAAAACCGTATCCTTAAAAGATATAAGTATCACATACGTCTTTACAATACTGCTCGAAACATTGTCAAAAACAAGCCTTGGCTAGAAATAGATTATTCAAAAATACTTGAAACAGGAAAAATGATCAAAACAATAAAATCGATAGCGACAATTAAAGCTGAAAAGAACATAACGGAGAAAAACCTATGGGATAAGGTGGAGAAGGGAATAGAATATATAGAAAAAACCCATCCAGCAACACTGGCAAGGAGTGGTAGAGGAAAATATGCGTTAGCATATATGGTTTACTATTATATTCAAAAAACAAAATTCCCGCCACAAAACGAGATAATAGAAATATTCAACATAAGCGAAACAAGTTATAAGAGACTATTGAAAACAGCGAAGAAAATAGTATCGTTGAAACCAGCATTATACAATAAATAA
- a CDS encoding NAD(P)/FAD-dependent oxidoreductase — MTASVRFRLTGIIPTPSKKEEKTYDVVVVGGGPAGLTAALYAARYQLQAIVITKLLGGLVTEAPIVDDYPGLPEIPGNELVDRFAKHVRKYNVPIIIDEVINMTRKNNLWCVELRTTRRTICGYTVIYAIGSEKRKLGVPGEDKLAGRGISYCATCDGPLFKGKVVAVVGGGNSAFSSALYLASLASKVYIIHRREQFRAFPAYIEKAKQNPKIEFITNTVIKEIIGDTKVRAVKLYNKATGEEKIFEVDGVFVEIGLIPPKELFEKIGIETDEYGYAKVGPDQSTNLPGVYVAGDAAGGQCKYRFEQIITAAAEGAKAADAAFKYILQNIKK, encoded by the coding sequence ATGACTGCTAGTGTTCGATTTAGATTAACAGGTATAATTCCGACACCTTCAAAGAAAGAGGAAAAAACATATGATGTAGTCGTTGTTGGCGGAGGACCGGCTGGATTAACAGCAGCATTATATGCTGCTAGATACCAGTTACAAGCAATAGTGATAACGAAGCTTTTAGGAGGCTTAGTAACGGAGGCTCCCATTGTTGATGATTATCCTGGATTACCCGAAATCCCGGGTAACGAATTAGTTGATAGGTTCGCTAAACATGTTAGAAAATACAATGTTCCCATAATAATTGATGAAGTCATTAATATGACTAGGAAAAACAATCTTTGGTGTGTAGAGCTTAGAACTACTCGGAGAACAATTTGTGGATACACAGTCATCTATGCAATAGGTAGTGAGAAAAGAAAGCTTGGTGTCCCCGGCGAGGATAAATTAGCTGGGAGAGGAATTTCTTACTGTGCAACATGTGATGGCCCATTGTTTAAAGGCAAAGTAGTAGCAGTTGTTGGAGGAGGAAACTCGGCTTTCTCCTCAGCACTATACCTTGCTTCACTAGCCTCAAAAGTATATATAATACATAGGAGAGAACAATTCAGAGCATTCCCAGCATACATTGAGAAGGCTAAGCAGAATCCAAAAATAGAATTCATAACAAATACTGTGATCAAAGAAATAATTGGGGATACGAAAGTTAGAGCGGTAAAACTATACAATAAAGCAACAGGAGAGGAGAAAATATTTGAAGTTGACGGTGTCTTTGTGGAAATAGGGCTTATACCGCCGAAGGAGCTCTTCGAGAAAATCGGTATAGAAACAGATGAATATGGTTATGCAAAAGTAGGACCTGATCAATCAACTAATCTCCCAGGAGTATATGTTGCAGGAGACGCTGCCGGAGGACAATGCAAGTATAGATTTGAACAAATAATCACAGCAGCTGCAGAAGGAGCAAAAGCAGCAGATGCGGCATTTAAGTATATTCTGCAAAACATTAAGAAATAA
- the ahcY gene encoding adenosylhomocysteinase: MEYRVKSMELAEQGKLKIEWAENHMPVLMLLRKKYSESKPLRGLRIGAVLHVTKETAVLMKALKDAGAEDVVLAASNPLSTQDDVAAALVEYGIRVYAWRGMSSEEYYWCINQVVRSNPDIVLDDGGDLHATIHREHLDLADKIIGGTEETTTGVIRLKALERDGLLKYPVIAVNNAYTKHLFDNRYGTGQSTFDGILRATNILIAGKVVVVAGYGWVGRGIAMRARGLGARRVIVTEVDPVRALEAVFDGFEVMPMIEAAKVGDIFITATGDKAVIRKEHMEKMKDGAILANAGHFNVEIWIPDLESLSAGKRLIRPNVTEYKLRDGRRIYLLAEGRLVNLVAAEGHPSEVMDMSFANQFLAVKYLYDNRGKLPPKVFNPPLELDERVARLKLESMNIEIDKLTKEQEEYLKSWTLGT, from the coding sequence ATGGAGTATAGAGTTAAGAGTATGGAACTAGCTGAACAAGGCAAGTTGAAGATTGAATGGGCAGAAAACCATATGCCAGTATTAATGCTTTTAAGGAAGAAATATTCTGAGTCGAAACCACTTAGAGGATTAAGAATTGGCGCGGTACTACATGTAACAAAGGAAACAGCTGTTTTAATGAAGGCTTTGAAGGATGCTGGCGCAGAAGACGTGGTGTTGGCTGCTAGTAATCCTTTGTCTACACAGGATGATGTAGCTGCTGCATTGGTAGAGTATGGTATACGAGTTTATGCTTGGAGAGGTATGAGTAGCGAAGAATACTATTGGTGCATAAACCAAGTGGTTAGGAGTAATCCTGATATAGTATTAGATGACGGCGGAGATCTACATGCAACTATTCATAGGGAACACTTGGATCTGGCTGATAAGATAATTGGTGGAACAGAGGAGACAACAACTGGTGTTATAAGGCTTAAAGCATTGGAGAGGGATGGATTACTGAAATACCCTGTTATCGCTGTTAATAATGCATATACTAAACACTTGTTCGACAATAGGTATGGGACAGGGCAGAGTACATTTGATGGAATACTTAGAGCTACAAACATATTAATTGCTGGTAAAGTAGTTGTTGTAGCCGGTTATGGATGGGTTGGTAGAGGAATAGCTATGCGTGCCAGGGGACTGGGTGCGCGTAGAGTCATTGTCACCGAGGTTGACCCTGTTCGTGCATTAGAAGCAGTATTTGATGGATTCGAGGTAATGCCTATGATTGAAGCAGCAAAGGTTGGTGATATATTTATTACCGCAACAGGTGACAAGGCTGTTATTAGAAAGGAGCATATGGAGAAAATGAAGGATGGAGCAATACTAGCTAATGCCGGCCACTTCAACGTCGAAATATGGATACCAGATCTAGAATCTTTATCTGCGGGTAAGAGATTGATCAGACCCAATGTTACAGAGTATAAGCTAAGAGACGGCAGAAGAATCTATCTATTAGCAGAAGGCAGACTAGTAAACTTAGTAGCAGCAGAAGGTCATCCCAGCGAAGTAATGGATATGAGTTTTGCAAACCAGTTCCTAGCCGTAAAATACTTATATGATAACAGAGGGAAGCTGCCGCCAAAAGTTTTCAATCCACCGCTAGAACTAGATGAAAGAGTTGCTAGATTAAAACTGGAATCAATGAATATAGAAATAGATAAGCTTACAAAGGAGCAAGAAGAATACCTTAAATCATGGACTCTCGGAACATAA
- a CDS encoding nicotinamide-nucleotide adenylyltransferase: MRRVLYPGRFQPFHKGHLRVVEKLLREFDEVVIVIGSAQEGFTCNNPFTASERIEMIDYVLRSNGMSRDKYWLIPIPDIRMPLAWTTYVLSMVPRVDAVASGNPHVVRIYDWIGFKTIKLNLFNPSEYNGTVIRRRICNGLEWKHLVPEQVAQYIESINGVERIREVCGCGDHRD; the protein is encoded by the coding sequence TTGCGTAGAGTACTCTACCCTGGAAGGTTTCAGCCGTTCCATAAAGGTCATTTACGAGTTGTTGAGAAGCTGCTTAGAGAGTTTGATGAGGTAGTTATAGTTATTGGTTCTGCTCAGGAGGGATTTACATGTAATAATCCATTTACTGCTAGTGAAAGAATAGAAATGATAGATTATGTTCTTAGAAGCAATGGTATGAGTAGGGACAAGTACTGGTTAATCCCTATCCCTGATATACGTATGCCTCTTGCTTGGACAACATATGTTTTATCCATGGTGCCCCGCGTAGATGCTGTGGCATCCGGTAATCCACATGTTGTTAGAATATATGATTGGATCGGTTTTAAGACTATCAAGTTAAACCTGTTTAATCCAAGCGAGTATAATGGAACAGTTATTCGGCGCAGAATATGTAATGGTTTAGAGTGGAAACATCTTGTTCCAGAACAGGTTGCTCAATACATTGAGTCAATAAATGGTGTTGAAAGAATTAGGGAGGTATGTGGCTGTGGAGATCATAGAGATTGA
- a CDS encoding NAD(P)-dependent glycerol-1-phosphate dehydrogenase has translation MLDRSIHEITLPLKVIIGSGILDKIPDYLSKMKFTNQYRAGIITGPTTYNVAGRIVEESLKNNGYNVEVWKARDARMETANQIVEETKTHSIKIFLGVGGGKSIDLAKYAAYKNNGYMISVPTAASHDGIASPFASLKGTDKPTSTPTTTPYAIIADIDVISKAPPQLIRAGVGDLLGKLTAVKDWQLAHRLKGEYYGEYAAQLALLSAKHVIRYHELIASGNPDGIRIVVEALISSGVAMCIAGSSRPASGSEHLFSHALDLLAPGKALHGEQVALGTIMMLYLYGDPKWKKIKRIMKKIGLPTTAEEIGIPIETIVKALTIAHKIRPNRYTILGEKGLTEEAAWRLVRETGII, from the coding sequence TTGTTGGATAGAAGCATACATGAAATAACACTGCCCCTAAAAGTAATTATTGGATCTGGTATTCTCGATAAAATACCGGATTACCTATCTAAAATGAAGTTTACAAACCAATATAGAGCGGGAATAATAACTGGTCCTACAACATATAATGTGGCTGGTAGAATAGTGGAGGAATCGTTGAAGAATAATGGATACAATGTAGAAGTTTGGAAAGCCAGAGATGCTAGGATGGAAACAGCTAATCAAATAGTCGAGGAAACAAAAACACATAGTATAAAGATCTTTCTAGGAGTGGGTGGAGGTAAATCGATTGATTTAGCAAAATACGCTGCATACAAAAACAATGGATACATGATAAGCGTTCCAACAGCTGCAAGCCATGATGGAATAGCATCTCCATTCGCAAGCTTGAAAGGAACAGATAAACCAACAAGTACACCGACAACCACGCCATACGCTATAATAGCCGATATAGATGTGATCTCGAAGGCGCCTCCACAACTAATAAGGGCAGGGGTTGGAGACTTATTAGGAAAGCTGACAGCGGTTAAAGATTGGCAATTAGCACATAGGCTTAAAGGAGAATATTATGGTGAATACGCTGCCCAACTAGCATTATTATCAGCTAAACACGTTATTAGATACCATGAATTAATAGCTAGTGGAAACCCCGACGGTATAAGAATAGTTGTTGAAGCACTCATTAGTAGTGGAGTGGCAATGTGCATAGCTGGTTCAAGCCGTCCAGCAAGCGGGTCAGAGCACTTGTTCAGCCACGCACTAGACCTGTTAGCACCAGGTAAAGCATTGCATGGAGAACAAGTAGCACTGGGAACAATTATGATGCTCTACCTATACGGTGACCCAAAATGGAAGAAGATTAAGAGAATAATGAAGAAAATAGGATTGCCAACTACAGCAGAAGAAATAGGTATTCCAATCGAAACAATCGTGAAAGCCTTAACAATCGCCCATAAGATACGTCCTAATCGCTACACAATACTTGGAGAAAAAGGATTAACTGAAGAAGCTGCTTGGAGACTTGTCCGAGAAACAGGCATTATATAA
- a CDS encoding beta-CASP ribonuclease aCPSF1: MLDRGRTELLKRILQEIPPDLVLTNIEFEGPEIVLYVRNRKAIAKYLDLVKNIAKKVRKRVVLRADPDARLPPEEAKEKILEIVPKDAGVDPNGIVFDHTRGEVWIKAEKPGLIVGRGSYIRHYILAETGWRPEPQRASPLESKVLKVIMSNLLKESDYRLRFLRKLGERIHRDVVFKNNYVRITALGGFMEVGRSAILVETRESRVLLDLGINVGAGTDYNRAYPFIDIDQLNLSELDAVIVTHAHLDHIGLVPLLYKYGYRGPLYVTKPTRELMVIMIKDLIEVTQREGKYLPYSEKDLMTAILHTIPLEYGDVTDVAPDIKVTMYNAGHILGSAIVHLHIGMGLHNIVYTGDFKYAPTRLLNRAEDKFPRVETLIMESTYGATRQQSRREAEAELIKIVKKTIERKGIVLIPVFAVGRGQEIMLVLNDAINNGLIPKVDVFIEGLVNEVTAIHTQYPEYLNRNIKEMIYRGENPFTADYFHIIEGGTARPDIVETRPSIIIATSGMLTGGPAVEYLKLIASDPRNSLVFVGYQAEGTLGRRIKDGMRELQTVVDNKVEIIRINLEVYSIDGFSGHSDQSELLRYVRNISPKPRNIILNHGEPSAIMTLARLVSKIIRNPNSGYGANTMVYTPHILDSIHLTARR; this comes from the coding sequence ATGCTTGATCGTGGCAGGACAGAATTATTAAAGAGAATATTGCAGGAAATACCTCCAGATCTAGTCTTGACAAACATAGAGTTTGAAGGACCAGAGATAGTATTATATGTTAGGAATAGGAAGGCTATAGCTAAGTATCTAGACTTAGTCAAGAATATAGCTAAGAAAGTGAGGAAAAGAGTTGTTCTAAGAGCTGATCCTGATGCTAGGCTGCCTCCTGAAGAAGCTAAGGAGAAAATCTTGGAAATTGTGCCAAAAGATGCTGGTGTTGACCCTAATGGAATAGTGTTTGATCATACTAGGGGAGAGGTATGGATTAAGGCTGAAAAACCTGGTTTAATAGTTGGTAGAGGATCATATATTAGACACTACATATTAGCGGAGACTGGGTGGAGACCTGAGCCTCAAAGAGCTTCTCCGCTTGAGTCAAAAGTGTTGAAAGTAATAATGTCTAATTTATTAAAGGAGAGCGATTATAGGTTGCGGTTTCTCCGAAAACTTGGTGAGAGAATACATAGGGATGTTGTTTTTAAGAACAACTATGTACGTATAACAGCTCTCGGAGGATTCATGGAGGTTGGTCGATCAGCTATACTTGTGGAGACCCGTGAAAGCAGAGTATTGCTTGATCTAGGAATTAATGTGGGTGCTGGAACAGATTATAATAGAGCTTATCCATTTATTGATATTGACCAGTTGAATTTATCCGAGCTTGACGCTGTTATTGTTACTCATGCACATCTAGACCATATAGGATTAGTTCCTCTACTCTACAAGTACGGGTATCGTGGACCACTATATGTTACTAAGCCTACTAGGGAATTAATGGTGATAATGATCAAGGATTTAATAGAGGTTACACAGCGTGAGGGCAAGTATTTACCTTATAGTGAGAAGGACTTAATGACCGCTATACTTCACACAATACCTCTTGAATACGGTGATGTAACAGATGTTGCTCCAGACATCAAGGTTACCATGTATAATGCTGGACATATTCTGGGTTCTGCCATAGTTCATCTACACATAGGCATGGGTCTCCATAACATAGTATATACTGGAGACTTCAAATATGCTCCTACAAGGCTTCTTAACAGAGCAGAGGATAAGTTTCCGAGAGTTGAGACCTTAATTATGGAATCAACTTATGGTGCTACACGTCAACAGAGTAGGAGGGAAGCGGAGGCTGAGCTTATAAAAATTGTTAAGAAAACTATTGAGAGGAAAGGAATAGTTTTGATCCCTGTATTTGCTGTTGGCCGTGGACAAGAAATAATGCTTGTATTAAATGATGCTATTAACAATGGTTTGATACCTAAAGTTGATGTATTCATTGAGGGATTGGTTAATGAGGTAACAGCTATTCATACACAGTACCCGGAGTATTTGAATAGAAACATTAAGGAAATGATTTATAGAGGAGAAAACCCCTTTACAGCAGATTATTTCCACATAATAGAGGGGGGAACTGCTAGGCCGGATATTGTTGAAACAAGGCCTTCAATAATAATAGCTACTAGCGGCATGTTAACTGGAGGGCCTGCAGTAGAGTATTTAAAACTTATAGCGAGCGATCCAAGGAATAGCCTTGTATTTGTAGGTTACCAAGCCGAGGGGACTCTTGGTAGGAGAATCAAGGATGGTATGAGGGAGCTTCAAACAGTTGTTGATAATAAAGTTGAAATTATAAGGATTAATCTCGAAGTATATAGTATAGATGGTTTCAGCGGTCACAGCGATCAAAGCGAGTTGTTGAGATATGTAAGAAATATTTCTCCGAAGCCTAGAAATATTATATTAAACCATGGAGAACCCTCAGCTATTATGACTCTTGCCCGACTAGTATCGAAGATCATAAGAAATCCAAACAGTGGCTATGGAGCCAATACAATGGTTTATACACCGCACATACTGGATTCTATACATTTAACTGCTCGTAGATAA
- a CDS encoding endonuclease V, with amino-acid sequence MSIVFDYRRAVRIQRALAEKAFESIKNIGRIDLGKINYVVGVDAAYHKGLMYGVAVLLDFQSGNVLEHSVVVKKPPIPYVPGLLAFREAPAYIPAILKLRREPDIIFVDGHGLSHPRGLGIATHIGLVLDKPTIGVAKKKLYGEIREVNGEKYLEAHGMIVARIIKHKGQELYISIGYKISLEDAFLLTTKLLAPKYKLPLPTAIADQLSKRIAHRKK; translated from the coding sequence GTGAGTATTGTTTTCGATTATAGAAGAGCTGTTAGGATCCAGAGAGCTCTTGCAGAGAAAGCTTTCGAATCTATAAAGAATATTGGGAGAATCGATCTTGGCAAGATAAATTATGTTGTAGGCGTTGATGCTGCTTATCATAAGGGTTTAATGTATGGTGTCGCTGTTCTCCTAGATTTTCAGAGTGGAAACGTGTTAGAGCATAGTGTTGTTGTTAAGAAGCCTCCAATACCATATGTTCCAGGGCTTCTTGCTTTCCGTGAAGCACCAGCGTATATTCCAGCTATTCTAAAGCTTAGACGTGAACCAGATATTATATTTGTTGATGGACATGGATTATCTCATCCTAGAGGACTAGGTATAGCTACACATATAGGGTTGGTTCTAGATAAGCCAACAATAGGTGTGGCTAAGAAGAAACTATATGGTGAAATAAGAGAGGTTAACGGCGAAAAATACCTTGAAGCACATGGAATGATTGTTGCTAGAATAATCAAACATAAAGGACAAGAACTCTACATAAGTATAGGATACAAGATAAGCCTTGAAGACGCATTTCTACTAACCACAAAATTATTGGCTCCAAAGTATAAATTGCCGCTGCCCACAGCCATAGCCGATCAATTATCTAAGAGAATAGCTCATAGAAAGAAATAG